The DNA sequence CTGAGCAACCCTGTCTATTGAGGCGGCCATTTCCTGAGTGCTTGCTGATTGTTCCTCGGCTGTAGCGGCTACGTTTTGAATCTGATCTACTATGAGCTCGATGGCCTTAAGCACATCGGATATGTGCGTTTCCATCATCAACGCTTCCTTTTCGCCTGCTCCTGCGAGCTCAACGCCTTTATTGGTAACTTCTACGGCTTTGGAGGTCTCTTCTATAATTGATTTAGCCAAGGCACCTATCTCCATGGCAGCCTTGTTGCTTTCTTCGGCAAGCTTTCTTACCTCGTCAGCTACTACCGCAAATCCTCTGCCATATTCGCCGGCCCTTGCAGCTTCTATAGCCGCGTTCAAAGCAAGCAGGTTTGTCTGGTCGGCTACACCGGAAATGGTGGATACGATACTTCCTATCTGCCCCGCCCGGTCATTCAATTGTGTGATTACTTTAGCAATCTGACGGAACGAGTCAGCCATTTCTGTCACACGCCTTGCTGCACTGGTTATCAGATTGCCGGTTTCTTGGGCATTTCCTCGTAGGATTTCGGCCTGACTGGAAGCCTCGGCAGCTGCTTTTGCAGCTCCTTGAGCAGCTGAGGCCACCTCTTCTATGCCGGCGTTTGCCGAAGAAATGGCATCTGCGTTGTCCTCGGCGATTTCTTTTAATTCCTTTGCTTCTCTGGTTATTACCTCAACAAATTTGGCAGTGGTCTCGGAAATCTCATCCAGGGAATCTGCATCACGTGACAGCTTGTCGCTTCTGGCTCTTAGATCAAGGAGTATTTGTCTCTGGTGCTCAATTAGTTGATCCAATGCCTTTCCTACCTGGGCAAGCTCATCATTTCCCTGCAGAGAGGCCCTTGCGGTCAGCTCGCCCTTGGTCACACTTTGAGCTACGCTTAAAAGCTTGGAGATGGGATTCGTTATGGCCCTAGCTGTGAAGAATATAAATAGCCCTAAGGCTATTAGACATACCACGCTGATTATGAGCAATGTGATTCCAAGTTTTATCAGAGGGTTAAAAATCTCCTTGGTAGTAGCTGTGATCCCTACGGACCAGCCATTGTTGAGGGGGGCAAAAAATATCCTTCTTTGTTCCCCGTTTAGCGTGTATGTGCCGTCAGATTTCTCTCCTTTGATCATCTTTTGAGCGATCGAAACGAGATCTTGCGATACGACGTTGGATGGTTGTGTTAGATTAAGCTTCATGATGTAATCCTTATTTGGGTGAGCTATAAGATTACCCTTTTGATCTAGAAGCATGCCGTAGCCATAACCAAGCAGTTTCTGGGAAGTCACGAAATTTATTACATCATCGATTAAAATATCAGCAGCCACAACGCCTAACAGCTCTCCTTTTCTGTCTCTCGCCGCGATGGCCGCGGTGACTACCAGGCCCTTCACATTCACCGCTTCGTAGGGCTCTGTGAAGATTGCGTCGCTTGATTTTTCTGCTGCTACATACCAGGGACGCTGGCGCATGTCCATCCCAGCAGGTGGCTCCCAACCGGTAGCGCTCATGAATTCATTTCTGGTGGTACACATGTAAATTTCAATAAAGCCCAAGTCCTTATGTTTATCCAAGGTCTTCGTTAGATAATCCTTAATGAGGTAACCGGAAATTCCGTAGTTTTCCCACATGTATGTTATATTTTCCGCCATGAGTTTTACTATATTAGTGTGAATGTCTATCCAGTTGGAAAGCGACGCAGTAGCTGTATCGGCCGCCATTCTTCCGCCTTGATCGATTTGGTCGATAATAATTGCACGGCTTCCCCTATAAAACAATAACCCAACCACGCACAAAGCTATCAAAATTCCAGCTGACAGCAAGATGAGCCTGCGCTTAACGGTCAATTGGCATTCCTCCTATTCATTAAAAATTAGCGGGGTGTTGTGAAGTGTGGATTATTTCCCATGGTGGCAACATGGATAATTATACCTCTGTCGTGAGTTAAGGTTAAATTTGCTCTTATCAGTAATATTGTTACACATGTTCTAAATCTTGTAAAATACAAAATTTAAAAACAAGTCTTCTATGAGGGCGCATCATGTATTATAATATAATAAATTAAAATGAAGGCTAATAAAGAAACTATTCTATTAATTACAGCGTTATTATAATGTTGCAGTAGTAATAGAGAGGATGTTCTATCCTGTCAATATAAGGCGGGTGTGGGTCAAATGTGATGGTAGTCTATCTCCTCATAGTATTACAAGCGGAGGCAATTTCATGTGGCGTCTTTGGATTAAGGGCAAATTGAGAAATAGAATATGTCTATCCATATTATTACTGTTGTCGTTCAGCACGGTTGCTATATGTGGGGAACGACGAATCCTAGTATTGCATTCATATGATCCGAAATATATTTACACTAGGATATTTAACGATACTCTTGAAAGGGAATTGCAAGAGAAGGATTACTCGATCGACCTTTTTTATGAGTTTCTTGATGCAAAGAGGTTTGATCCTGGTGGCTATTATGATAAGTTCAAGGAATACATCAAATCCAAATATGCGAATCAAAATATAGATATCATATTATGCTTCGATGACGATGCCTTAAATTTCTTAATTGCCCACAGAAAAGATCTCGGCAATTTATCTGATATCCCCGTTGTGTTTGGAAGCGTGGCAAATAGAGCCTTGGTATATTTTGCAGCTTTGGAGCGAAATATGACGGGAGTGTTCGAGGATTTGGATGTCGCGGCAAATGTCGATTTAATGCTACAAATATTGTCCGTAAAACATGTGTTTGTCGTGACCGATAGGACGACATTGGGCATCGACCTGTACGAAATGGCCCGGCTTATATTTAAAAGATTAGGGAATCTTTCTGTGGAATATCTCATAGGATTGCCTTGGAATGAGATGAAAGAAAGGTTCGAAGACGCTCCCGAAGGGTCCGCAATTCTTCTGATTTCATACTTGAGGGATGAGCAGAACAATGTATATACAGTAGAAAGAGTTAGCGAACTGTTAAACGAAATAAATTTACCTGTTGTGACATTACTAACTCCCCTTGTAAATTTAAAGGGAGGATTAGCCTCTTATGCTCCAACGCCTGAGACACAGATTAAAGCGGTAGTTAAGATTTTGGATTCTGTTTTGGCTGGGCAAGATATAAGGTTTATTCCCATAACAATGGAACTTCCGAAGAATTTCTTAGTAGATTTTAGTAAGTTAAAGAGGTTTCACATTAGTCCTACTTTATTGCCAAAGAATAGTATAATATTAAATATTCCCGATAACTTCTATAGAAAGTATAAAAGCGTTCTTCTTCCTGCCATATTTATTGTTTCAATATTGTCCATCCTTGTCTTGTTTTTGATAATTAATATCAGACAGCGAAAAATTGCCGAGAGAAAATTAAATCGTGAAGTGGCCTTTTTAATGCAGTTAGTAGAAACCATTCCGGATGCCATATGTTATATGGATAACGATGGAAGTATAATCCTATGGAATCATGCATTCGAAAATTACCTGTTACCGACCTGCAGTAATATTAAGGGATGTAAGATTAGCGATTGTATCGCCGATATATCCCTAGCTGGTGACATAGAATTGAGTATTTCAAATGCTATTGCAAATGATAAGGTATTGCAACCAGCTCAAATACTTTTTAAGGACAAGGCAAATGAGGCACATTATTTAGATATTCAAAAAAGGCCGATTAGAAATGGCGAGAATATTTTAGGAACGCTTGTCGTCATGACAGATATAACTACATTAATACAGATGCAGGAATCCCTGAAAGGCCAAAAGAGACGTTTGGAATTGACCTTGATGGGAAGCAATGTGGGCTATTTTGAACGTAATGTAAAAACGGATGAATTACACATGAATCCCTTCGGATATGAACTTTTAGGATATACTGAAGATGATATCAAAACATTTTCTCAATTTGAGGAACTTGTGCACCCTGAAGACAGAGAGGAATTAAATCTTTCATTGAAAAGGACTTTTGAAAGTGCAAATGGAAATTATAGGATGAAATATAGACTCAGAAGGAAAAATGGCGAATATATGTGGATGGGGGCTACAGGTCTTGTTGTCGAGCGAGATCTTAAGGGTAACCCCTTAATATTTGCTGGAATATTTTGGAACATCACTGAAGAAAAACTAAAAGAGGCGGAAACGGCCCAGTTGATAGAGGGGCTTTATGTAAGCTCTATGTCTGATCCTTTGACGGGGATTTTAAACAGAAATGGGTTGCAAAACAAGCTTCCCGATCTGGTTTCTAGGTGCAAAAAGTTGGAAAAAAATCTTAGTTTAATTTTATTCGATATAGATGGTTTTAAGAAGATAAACGATACATATGGTCACTTGGTTGGCGACTCGGTATTAAAGGAATTAAGCGAGTTAGTAAATAGTACTATCAGAAAAGATGATCTGTTCGTAAGATGGGGTGGAGACGAATTTTTAATCGTTTCGATGATAACTATGGATGAAGCTCTTTGTGTTGCAGATCGATTAAGGCGAGCAATAGAAAGTCGACCTTTTTCTGGTATTGATGTGACAGTTAGCATAGGCATATCCATGCATTTGCCCAATGAACCCGTCGAAGAAGCAATAAAAAGGGCCGATAAAGCCCTGTATAGAGCAAAGGCTAAAGGCAAGAATTCGGTTGTAATTGAATACGATTAAAATGTAGTATCCTAAAGTTAGGAGCCTTTCGTAGTGTGAGTTCTGGCTGCACCTAAGTAAGATTGAAGTGGCCTATTGCAAATACCCCAATCATAAGTTAAGGCATGGCCTATGAAAACTTAAGATTCTATCCTTCGTGTTCGGCCAAAATTTTTTTGGGTCTCTTTGTTGGCATACCATAGGGGGTGTAGTATAATATAACAAACACATTCACAAATACTTTATAAGTATCCGAATAAGTATCCGAAGATAGGGAGGTAAGCATGTTGCTATGAAGGCGGAAAAGGTTATGGGTCTGATAGGGTTTATTTTGGTGCTCATCCTTGGGAATGTTCTTTTAAAGACCGATATGTTGTATTTTAGACTTCTCATGGGTGTTGGGTTTGGATATACCTTGTCAAGGGCTTACACCGGTTTTGCCGGCAGTGTTTATAGGGCCTACAGGACAGGTTCAACAAAACTCATGAGAGCTATGAATGCAATGTTTTTCGTGACCTCTCTGGTAGTTGCAGCCATTTTGTTTCGTTCCGACCCCACAAGTTACAAGCTTTGGATAAATCCCATCAATATGGGGTTAATTGTGGGAGCTTTTCTTTTCGGCTTTGGCATGTGCATCGCCATGTGTTGTGCTACCGGAGTGCTTACTACACTGGCCTCGAGCTTTACAAGAGCTTTAGTTGTTATTGTATTTTTCGGATTAGGCGTGCTGTTAGGGTTTCCGATTCAAAATAGCATGGGTTGGGTTAAAAATTCCTGGATAACCTCTCCCACTGGAGCGATGTCGGGCGGAGGAGTGTTCTTGCCGGACCTTTTTAAATGGGATGGTCTCAATGGCTATTTAGGAGCAGTCTTGTTAATAGGGCTGTTTTCTTCAATAGTGATATTCATTTCCTATCAATATGAAAAGAAACGCAAGTTGAGCAACACGTACATTGGCAATCCCATGGAGATGGAGCAGGAAAATAGAAAAAAATTCGATGCCGCCTCATTCAAATTGTTTAATGCGGAAACTTATGAACATATATTTGTTAAACCTTGGACCTTAATTGAAGGCGCCATTATATTGACCATTCTCTTTACGATTTTGTTCAGTGTTACAAAGGCTGGTTGGGGTGCCTCAACTCCACATGGGATATTCATGGGAAAACTACTGATGTTATTTGGCGTTTCGCCAGAAACT is a window from the Acetomicrobium flavidum genome containing:
- a CDS encoding methyl-accepting chemotaxis protein; protein product: MTVKRRLILLSAGILIALCVVGLLFYRGSRAIIIDQIDQGGRMAADTATASLSNWIDIHTNIVKLMAENITYMWENYGISGYLIKDYLTKTLDKHKDLGFIEIYMCTTRNEFMSATGWEPPAGMDMRQRPWYVAAEKSSDAIFTEPYEAVNVKGLVVTAAIAARDRKGELLGVVAADILIDDVINFVTSQKLLGYGYGMLLDQKGNLIAHPNKDYIMKLNLTQPSNVVSQDLVSIAQKMIKGEKSDGTYTLNGEQRRIFFAPLNNGWSVGITATTKEIFNPLIKLGITLLIISVVCLIALGLFIFFTARAITNPISKLLSVAQSVTKGELTARASLQGNDELAQVGKALDQLIEHQRQILLDLRARSDKLSRDADSLDEISETTAKFVEVITREAKELKEIAEDNADAISSANAGIEEVASAAQGAAKAAAEASSQAEILRGNAQETGNLITSAARRVTEMADSFRQIAKVITQLNDRAGQIGSIVSTISGVADQTNLLALNAAIEAARAGEYGRGFAVVADEVRKLAEESNKAAMEIGALAKSIIEETSKAVEVTNKGVELAGAGEKEALMMETHISDVLKAIELIVDQIQNVAATAEEQSASTQEMAASIDRVAQGVETTRKKADEMTKSVKELEERVTTLKHASEELEALAKELHAEIKLYKLDSSVTAAQSTGLVPLD
- a CDS encoding diguanylate cyclase translates to MWRLWIKGKLRNRICLSILLLLSFSTVAICGERRILVLHSYDPKYIYTRIFNDTLERELQEKDYSIDLFYEFLDAKRFDPGGYYDKFKEYIKSKYANQNIDIILCFDDDALNFLIAHRKDLGNLSDIPVVFGSVANRALVYFAALERNMTGVFEDLDVAANVDLMLQILSVKHVFVVTDRTTLGIDLYEMARLIFKRLGNLSVEYLIGLPWNEMKERFEDAPEGSAILLISYLRDEQNNVYTVERVSELLNEINLPVVTLLTPLVNLKGGLASYAPTPETQIKAVVKILDSVLAGQDIRFIPITMELPKNFLVDFSKLKRFHISPTLLPKNSIILNIPDNFYRKYKSVLLPAIFIVSILSILVLFLIINIRQRKIAERKLNREVAFLMQLVETIPDAICYMDNDGSIILWNHAFENYLLPTCSNIKGCKISDCIADISLAGDIELSISNAIANDKVLQPAQILFKDKANEAHYLDIQKRPIRNGENILGTLVVMTDITTLIQMQESLKGQKRRLELTLMGSNVGYFERNVKTDELHMNPFGYELLGYTEDDIKTFSQFEELVHPEDREELNLSLKRTFESANGNYRMKYRLRRKNGEYMWMGATGLVVERDLKGNPLIFAGIFWNITEEKLKEAETAQLIEGLYVSSMSDPLTGILNRNGLQNKLPDLVSRCKKLEKNLSLILFDIDGFKKINDTYGHLVGDSVLKELSELVNSTIRKDDLFVRWGGDEFLIVSMITMDEALCVADRLRRAIESRPFSGIDVTVSIGISMHLPNEPVEEAIKRADKALYRAKAKGKNSVVIEYD
- a CDS encoding YeeE/YedE family protein encodes the protein MKAEKVMGLIGFILVLILGNVLLKTDMLYFRLLMGVGFGYTLSRAYTGFAGSVYRAYRTGSTKLMRAMNAMFFVTSLVVAAILFRSDPTSYKLWINPINMGLIVGAFLFGFGMCIAMCCATGVLTTLASSFTRALVVIVFFGLGVLLGFPIQNSMGWVKNSWITSPTGAMSGGGVFLPDLFKWDGLNGYLGAVLLIGLFSSIVIFISYQYEKKRKLSNTYIGNPMEMEQENRKKFDAASFKLFNAETYEHIFVKPWTLIEGAIILTILFTILFSVTKAGWGASTPHGIFMGKLLMLFGVSPETLANFTKMPATAYSTPFFQNEGLVQNFGIVVGTILYLMTAGKFVKSFKSGLRIPVREALFYGFGGITMGLGTRLANGCNVGALYSPIAELSLSGWIFLVFMVLGAIVSEKMFFKFPSSK